In Desulfosediminicola ganghwensis, a single window of DNA contains:
- a CDS encoding carboxypeptidase M32, with translation MPSNAYPKLLIQFQKIAQLDHAITFLQWDQLVMMPPGGNNSRAQAIAELASMRHEMLISSEIGELIEMADYQATDEQQKRSVLEMNRAYQQASCLPASLVKAQSYAGSKCEHGWRTQRKDNDWQGFLTNFEEVVKLAREEAQLRQAADPKRFTTPYDAMLDLHCTGDSSEFIADVFTGLKKELPELMQQVLQKQQQAISPVGSYPVEQQKIISHKLMEYLGFDFEAGRLDVSLHPFSTGGRGDQRITTRFKDDDFIDALMGTAHETGHASYEAGLPEKWDNLPVGEARNMCLHESQSLFFEKQIFLSKPFLTFFTDEIHNGLVDSRKYSAEEIWRSAIRVQPSYIRVDADEVSYPLHVILRFEIESQLINGTIVPGDIPELWDLKMQEYLGLSTRENYRDGCLQDIHWTDGSFGYFPSYTLGALNAAQLSKTMRQVYPDWQDRFARGDVGFIREWLRENIWEKGSTMDSQDLIREATGEMTNPKYFLEHIKARYLDNSY, from the coding sequence ATGCCTTCAAATGCCTATCCTAAACTTTTGATTCAATTCCAGAAAATTGCCCAGCTTGATCATGCGATAACGTTCCTGCAATGGGACCAGCTTGTGATGATGCCACCTGGAGGAAATAACTCCAGGGCGCAGGCAATTGCTGAACTCGCCTCAATGCGCCACGAAATGCTCATCAGTTCTGAAATCGGTGAGCTGATTGAAATGGCTGATTACCAGGCGACGGATGAGCAGCAAAAGCGGTCGGTTCTCGAAATGAATCGGGCCTATCAGCAGGCAAGTTGTCTGCCGGCCAGTCTGGTGAAGGCACAGTCCTATGCCGGCTCAAAATGCGAACATGGTTGGCGAACCCAGAGGAAGGACAATGATTGGCAAGGTTTTCTGACCAACTTCGAAGAAGTGGTCAAACTGGCCCGCGAGGAGGCACAGCTCAGGCAGGCTGCAGATCCCAAACGATTTACCACACCCTACGACGCCATGCTGGATTTGCATTGCACCGGGGACAGCAGTGAATTTATAGCCGATGTTTTTACAGGTTTAAAAAAGGAGCTTCCCGAGCTTATGCAGCAGGTGCTGCAGAAACAGCAGCAAGCAATCTCTCCGGTGGGTTCATACCCTGTTGAGCAGCAGAAGATTATAAGTCACAAGCTTATGGAATATTTGGGCTTTGATTTTGAAGCAGGTCGGCTCGACGTGAGTTTGCACCCTTTTTCCACAGGTGGAAGAGGGGATCAACGAATCACAACCCGGTTCAAGGATGACGATTTTATCGATGCGCTTATGGGGACGGCCCATGAGACAGGTCACGCCAGTTATGAGGCTGGTCTGCCGGAAAAATGGGACAATCTACCGGTGGGCGAGGCGCGAAACATGTGTTTGCATGAGAGTCAGAGCCTCTTTTTTGAAAAGCAGATCTTTTTGAGTAAACCATTTCTTACCTTTTTCACCGATGAGATTCATAATGGGCTGGTTGATAGTCGCAAATATTCAGCTGAAGAGATCTGGCGCTCGGCGATTCGGGTTCAGCCGAGCTATATAAGAGTCGACGCAGATGAAGTCAGTTATCCGCTCCATGTTATCCTCCGCTTTGAGATTGAGAGTCAACTGATCAACGGTACGATTGTACCTGGGGATATTCCGGAGCTGTGGGATTTGAAAATGCAGGAGTATCTTGGTCTATCGACCAGGGAGAACTATCGGGATGGCTGCCTGCAGGATATCCACTGGACGGATGGTTCTTTCGGCTATTTTCCTTCTTACACGCTTGGTGCACTCAACGCAGCCCAGCTCAGCAAAACCATGCGCCAGGTCTATCCTGACTGGCAGGACAGGTTTGCAAGAGGGGACGTCGGATTTATCCGTGAATGGCTTCGTGAGAATATCTGGGAAAAAGGAAGTACCATGGATTCGCAAGATCTTATCCGTGAGGCAACGGGTGAGATGACCAACCCGAAGTACTTTCTCGAACATATCAAAGCGCGTTATCTGGATAACAGCTATTAA
- a CDS encoding phosphotransferase translates to MQSDFFNCVLEATGATDMELIEGIQELWSGYGAILRYGLTGSSISTVVVKHVSLMDGGDHPRGWNTDLGHQRKLRSYQVETEWYTNWAHHCSDECRVPHCLAVEKHDSETVMVLEDLDSAGFPGRCEAVGEQEITACLNWLAWFHATWMGVEPNDPEGLWPQGTYWHLETRPDELEALDDPALKQAASRIDELLRECRYRTLVHGDAKLANFCFSPDGDKVAAVDFQYVGGGCGMKDVAYFIGSCLGEDDCERLESWLLNTYFTALQSALTVCKPEIDFQAVEAEWRQLYPYAWTDFHRFLKGWSPGHWKLNTYSERIARDVVRSLG, encoded by the coding sequence ATGCAAAGCGATTTTTTCAATTGTGTTTTAGAGGCAACTGGCGCCACTGACATGGAGCTGATAGAAGGAATTCAGGAGCTGTGGAGCGGTTACGGTGCGATCCTGCGCTATGGCTTAACAGGGAGCTCCATTTCCACTGTGGTCGTGAAACATGTGAGCCTGATGGATGGTGGTGACCACCCAAGGGGATGGAATACTGACCTTGGCCATCAGCGTAAGCTCAGGTCGTATCAAGTCGAAACAGAATGGTACACCAACTGGGCTCATCACTGTTCAGATGAATGCCGTGTTCCACATTGCCTGGCTGTAGAAAAACATGACTCCGAGACCGTGATGGTTCTGGAAGACTTGGATTCTGCAGGTTTTCCTGGTCGTTGTGAGGCAGTCGGAGAACAGGAGATTACCGCCTGCCTCAACTGGCTTGCCTGGTTTCACGCGACCTGGATGGGAGTCGAGCCTAACGATCCTGAAGGATTGTGGCCTCAAGGCACCTACTGGCATCTGGAAACCCGACCAGATGAATTGGAGGCGCTGGATGATCCTGCACTTAAACAGGCTGCCAGCAGGATTGATGAATTATTGCGGGAATGTCGGTATCGAACCCTTGTACATGGAGACGCCAAGCTTGCAAATTTTTGTTTTTCTCCTGATGGCGACAAGGTGGCTGCTGTGGATTTTCAATACGTTGGCGGTGGATGTGGCATGAAGGATGTAGCCTATTTTATCGGCAGCTGTCTTGGGGAAGATGATTGCGAGCGTCTGGAAAGCTGGTTGCTGAATACCTACTTCACCGCTCTTCAGAGCGCACTGACCGTGTGCAAGCCAGAAATCGACTTTCAGGCAGTAGAGGCGGAGTGGCGCCAGCTTTACCCTTATGCCTGGACTGATTTTCACCGCTTCCTCAAAGGCTGGAGTCCCGGCCACTGGAAATTGAACACCTACAGCGAAAGAATTGCGCGGGATGTCGTTCGATCGTTGGGCTGA
- a CDS encoding cytochrome c biogenesis CcdA family protein, which produces MDHIFLTINTWMNQGLLLGGLSCFLWGMVSVLFSPCHLASIPLIVGYVAGQNQIIAGRKAVLYAVLFTVGLFITIATIGFICALLGRMLGDVGPYMSIVVGVILLWVSLNTLGLAKCSMSNGLLAKIQVRGMAGAFVLGLAYGILSGSCTFGFIAPILAIITVQQKILTGIFFILLFGFGHCIPIALAGSSTALVKQFLDNNAWQRGSILFRKLAGISIGLLGIYFIGQPLMRFV; this is translated from the coding sequence ATGGATCATATTTTTCTTACCATCAATACATGGATGAACCAAGGTCTTCTACTTGGGGGCCTTAGCTGCTTTTTATGGGGAATGGTTAGTGTCCTTTTCAGTCCCTGTCATCTGGCATCAATACCGCTTATTGTTGGTTATGTAGCAGGGCAGAATCAAATCATTGCTGGCCGTAAGGCGGTACTATATGCGGTGCTGTTTACTGTCGGCCTGTTTATCACCATCGCCACCATCGGTTTTATTTGTGCTCTACTTGGCCGTATGCTCGGTGATGTAGGCCCCTATATGAGTATTGTAGTGGGTGTGATTCTGCTTTGGGTTTCCCTTAACACTCTCGGGCTTGCAAAGTGTTCAATGTCAAATGGCTTACTTGCTAAAATTCAAGTGAGGGGAATGGCAGGAGCATTCGTCCTTGGCTTGGCATACGGTATCCTTTCCGGTTCCTGTACCTTTGGGTTTATTGCTCCTATTCTCGCCATTATTACTGTTCAGCAGAAAATTCTTACCGGGATTTTTTTTATCCTCCTGTTCGGCTTTGGTCACTGTATCCCCATCGCGCTAGCCGGTAGCTCCACCGCTCTGGTTAAACAATTTTTGGATAATAATGCATGGCAACGCGGAAGCATATTGTTCCGCAAGCTAGCAGGAATTTCAATCGGATTGCTGGGAATCTATTTCATAGGTCAACCATTGATGAGATTTGTTTAG
- a CDS encoding thioredoxin family protein, whose translation MREKKIGGLLKVFILSITISLLAATIATVVAAEQQVQIPIPGMVTMVDLGAKKCIPCKMMAPIMEELEKEYKDRAAIVFIDVWENPGAGKKYGIGLIPTQIFYDTKGNEVLRHEGFFDKASIIAELTKLGVK comes from the coding sequence GTGAGAGAAAAAAAAATTGGGGGACTGCTCAAAGTTTTCATTTTATCAATCACTATTAGCCTGCTAGCGGCAACAATAGCGACAGTTGTAGCCGCAGAGCAACAGGTGCAGATTCCTATTCCAGGAATGGTGACCATGGTGGACCTTGGAGCAAAAAAGTGTATCCCATGTAAGATGATGGCACCAATTATGGAGGAACTTGAAAAAGAGTACAAGGACCGGGCTGCCATTGTCTTTATCGATGTCTGGGAAAACCCAGGTGCAGGAAAAAAATACGGCATAGGCCTCATACCAACCCAAATTTTCTACGATACCAAGGGTAACGAAGTACTGCGACATGAGGGTTTCTTTGATAAGGCCTCAATAATCGCCGAGCTGACGAAACTTGGTGTCAAATAA
- a CDS encoding methyltransferase family protein: MASNKDDPKADQTASPRQWFRLVVVYLLIPLVLFICGGDLRWWQAWLYSMLILAAGIGGRIWAERRHPGLTAERQNMEKVQSAKAWDKVLAPLMALSVSFPPIIVAGLDHRFGWSLPFPLWLIVLGFFLISLGYAFAAWAFIENRFFSSVVRIQVERGHVVCDSGPYRIVRHPGYAGNMLALPGMVLALSSTWTLIPAAVALIISVIRTVLEDQTLQDQLPGYRDYARRVRYRLIPGIY, from the coding sequence ATGGCATCGAATAAAGATGATCCAAAGGCAGATCAAACAGCATCACCTCGTCAGTGGTTCAGATTAGTTGTAGTGTATCTCCTAATCCCGCTGGTTTTATTTATTTGCGGTGGCGATCTCCGCTGGTGGCAGGCCTGGCTATATTCCATGCTTATTTTGGCCGCTGGTATTGGTGGGCGCATATGGGCGGAACGTCGGCATCCCGGATTAACAGCCGAAAGACAAAATATGGAGAAGGTTCAAAGTGCGAAAGCCTGGGACAAAGTGCTTGCTCCACTGATGGCGCTGAGTGTGAGTTTCCCACCGATCATTGTGGCCGGGCTGGATCATCGTTTTGGTTGGTCACTCCCATTTCCATTGTGGCTCATCGTGCTCGGCTTCTTCTTGATCTCGCTCGGATACGCTTTCGCTGCGTGGGCTTTTATAGAGAATCGCTTTTTTTCCAGCGTGGTGCGTATTCAGGTGGAGCGAGGGCATGTGGTGTGTGACAGTGGCCCCTATCGGATTGTGCGACATCCGGGATATGCAGGAAATATGTTGGCACTCCCAGGTATGGTGCTGGCTTTAAGCTCTACGTGGACACTTATTCCGGCGGCTGTTGCGCTAATCATTTCGGTGATTAGAACGGTGCTAGAAGACCAGACTCTACAGGATCAGTTGCCTGGCTATCGTGACTATGCGCGACGCGTACGCTATCGGTTGATTCCCGGGATTTACTGA
- a CDS encoding PAS domain-containing protein, which produces MPNDKLLSEEAVRKQLSFMTSVINSIPDLIFYKDLEGVYLGGNKAFAELIGQSIEEVVGKTDFDLFPENVARFFREKDHEMLDSRHTKRNDEWVDYPDGRHVLLDTLKTPLFDEHGNLCGLLGISRDITGR; this is translated from the coding sequence ATGCCAAACGACAAGCTACTTAGCGAAGAAGCCGTCAGAAAGCAATTGTCCTTTATGACGTCGGTCATCAATTCCATTCCGGACCTGATTTTCTACAAAGACCTCGAAGGGGTATACCTCGGCGGTAATAAAGCCTTTGCCGAACTCATCGGACAGTCCATCGAGGAGGTTGTGGGGAAGACAGATTTCGATCTGTTCCCGGAGAATGTCGCCAGGTTTTTCCGCGAGAAGGACCATGAGATGCTCGATAGTCGGCACACGAAGCGTAATGATGAATGGGTAGACTACCCGGACGGGCGTCATGTCTTATTGGATACTTTGAAGACGCCGTTATTCGATGAGCATGGAAATCTTTGCGGCTTATTGGGTATTAGTCGCGATATCACCGGCCGCTAG
- a CDS encoding IS1595 family transposase, producing MPKNTVQFQKGLSLKRFLDTYGAEEQCRERLFNARWPTGYKCPRCGHTKHYLVSTRNLYQCRNCRFQCSLTSDTIFASSKLPLTTWFLGIFFVTQSKEGMSALNLRRLLGISINAAMKMKHKLQHVMKVADDSFALNGLVELDDAYWGGKRSGGKRGRGAPGKTPFLAAIARNEKGHPIHMRMSKVNSFSSQEVRKWSLKHIHHQCVVISDEFGPLRGVADSVAFHGAVNTSEIYHNPDNKIFHWINTMIGNVKRAIHGTYHAVSPKHLPRYLAEFCFRFNNRFYMGAMVGSLIRYSAVTKPMPQRILKFAEDEG from the coding sequence ATGCCAAAGAATACAGTTCAATTTCAAAAAGGCCTCAGCTTGAAGAGATTTCTCGATACATATGGCGCTGAAGAGCAGTGCCGAGAAAGGCTATTCAATGCTCGTTGGCCTACTGGATACAAATGTCCGAGATGCGGTCATACCAAACACTACCTGGTCTCAACCCGGAATCTCTATCAGTGTCGCAACTGTCGTTTCCAATGCTCACTTACAAGCGACACTATATTTGCCTCCTCAAAACTGCCTCTTACTACTTGGTTCCTCGGGATTTTCTTTGTTACCCAATCGAAAGAGGGTATGTCAGCGCTCAATCTGCGACGATTACTGGGTATTTCAATCAATGCTGCTATGAAAATGAAGCACAAGCTCCAGCACGTTATGAAAGTCGCCGATGACAGTTTTGCCCTCAATGGCCTAGTTGAACTTGATGACGCATATTGGGGTGGTAAAAGGTCCGGTGGTAAGCGTGGCCGGGGAGCCCCCGGCAAAACCCCATTTCTTGCTGCCATAGCCCGCAACGAAAAAGGCCATCCTATTCATATGAGAATGAGTAAAGTGAATTCCTTTTCCTCCCAGGAAGTTCGCAAGTGGTCGTTGAAGCATATCCACCACCAATGCGTTGTAATTTCAGATGAGTTTGGCCCGTTGCGAGGAGTTGCTGACAGCGTTGCTTTCCACGGCGCTGTCAATACAAGTGAGATTTATCACAATCCCGACAACAAGATTTTCCATTGGATCAACACCATGATCGGCAATGTCAAAAGGGCCATACATGGTACATATCATGCTGTGAGTCCAAAGCATTTGCCAAGGTATTTGGCTGAATTCTGTTTTCGTTTCAACAACCGTTTTTATATGGGAGCCATGGTTGGCTCACTTATTCGTTATTCCGCAGTTACTAAGCCAATGCCTCAGCGTATTTTAAAGTTTGCTGAGGATGAGGGGTAA
- the nhaC gene encoding Na+/H+ antiporter NhaC, translated as MSSYEKSVKPVSAFLAMIGLVIILATCLQVLKLPTRGTLVLCIVYLSVVTYFLGNTLKEIEGYLLDGFKKAAFTVGVLMAVGCVIGGWIIGGVIPSIIYYGLDLLTPSLYLTTGLILCCLTSYFTGTSYGCIATMGVALIGVAEGLGVPLPIAAGMVVSGALFGDKMSPFSDTTNLAAATAKTTLFSHIYSMLFTGGPAIVISLIIFAVIGMNFGDSQGASPAKTQELMAAIDSVFMISPFLLLIPAATILLIIKKVPPILSIMIGSILGVVAGMIFQDAFTAKEAVLALFKGVSYDYGNADAAKLLNRGGLGSMAWIVTVALIVLAFGEIIQRSGILKALLTAISNSINSSFRLIVATIGACLATNLFSASQYVSIVLPGETFEPAYRRMNIKGNVLSRTLEDSGTLFAFLVPWGNDAIFTAATLGVATLDYAPYAFFSLICPILAVLYAATGKFVWKRENEEAADTPFDVTGQELVTATVRTTE; from the coding sequence ATGTCATCATATGAAAAGTCAGTAAAACCTGTCTCTGCGTTTCTCGCAATGATAGGTCTCGTCATCATCCTCGCAACATGCCTCCAGGTTTTGAAATTACCTACCCGGGGAACCTTGGTATTGTGTATTGTCTATCTATCTGTAGTAACATATTTTCTTGGCAACACCCTCAAGGAAATTGAAGGCTACCTCCTTGACGGATTCAAAAAAGCCGCATTCACTGTTGGTGTTTTAATGGCGGTGGGTTGTGTTATCGGCGGCTGGATAATTGGTGGCGTCATACCATCGATCATTTATTACGGGTTGGACCTCCTCACCCCATCATTATATCTCACAACGGGTCTTATCCTCTGCTGTCTCACCTCATACTTTACCGGAACATCCTATGGCTGCATCGCAACAATGGGCGTTGCCCTCATCGGTGTGGCGGAAGGACTCGGAGTACCTTTGCCCATAGCTGCTGGAATGGTCGTATCCGGTGCGCTTTTCGGGGATAAAATGTCACCATTTTCGGATACGACTAATCTGGCGGCAGCCACCGCTAAAACCACTCTATTCAGTCACATCTACTCTATGTTATTCACTGGTGGTCCGGCAATCGTAATATCTTTAATTATCTTTGCCGTAATCGGCATGAATTTCGGAGATAGCCAGGGAGCCAGTCCAGCCAAGACTCAGGAACTGATGGCTGCCATAGATTCTGTATTCATGATCAGCCCTTTTCTGCTTCTGATCCCAGCTGCAACTATTCTCTTAATCATAAAAAAAGTTCCACCTATTCTGAGTATCATGATCGGCTCGATTCTCGGTGTAGTTGCAGGAATGATTTTTCAGGACGCATTTACAGCCAAGGAAGCTGTTCTTGCTTTGTTTAAAGGTGTCAGTTACGACTACGGCAATGCTGATGCTGCCAAATTACTCAATAGAGGCGGACTTGGCAGTATGGCCTGGATTGTAACTGTTGCCCTTATTGTTCTGGCATTTGGCGAAATAATTCAGCGATCAGGTATCCTCAAGGCTCTGCTTACAGCCATCAGCAACTCTATCAACAGCAGTTTCAGGCTCATTGTTGCTACAATCGGCGCATGTCTGGCAACAAACCTCTTTTCCGCCAGCCAATATGTTTCAATTGTCCTGCCAGGTGAAACTTTTGAGCCCGCTTACAGGCGGATGAATATAAAAGGGAACGTTCTTTCCCGTACCCTGGAAGACAGCGGGACCCTTTTCGCTTTTCTCGTACCGTGGGGCAACGATGCGATTTTCACGGCTGCAACCTTAGGTGTTGCAACTTTGGATTATGCCCCCTATGCATTTTTCTCCCTCATTTGCCCCATCCTGGCTGTTTTATATGCAGCTACCGGTAAATTTGTCTGGAAAAGGGAAAATGAAGAAGCGGCTGATACTCCATTTGATGTCACCGGTCAAGAGTTGGTCACTGCGACCGTCAGGACCACTGAGTAA
- a CDS encoding aspartate/glutamate racemase family protein, translating into MNSQKPFLGVLCWEGGSNPKGLEQLESLPGNSTNPLTYSFPVLFKRVKGANYQSVLVSPDTALIGPMVEAAETMIEQGVKSIITSCGFNAIFQQELAAVLKVPVFTSALMQIPFIRISLGGRKILVITASKKDLKQEHFQAIGVADMRGIEIYGMDEMPEWSKISRSPDQPLSIEKVEKEIVSLAVTAKEDHPDAGAILLECTDLPPFANAVRKAVGLQVYDLSTMVSLIHDSFST; encoded by the coding sequence ATGAACTCCCAAAAACCTTTTCTCGGAGTTCTTTGCTGGGAAGGGGGAAGTAATCCGAAAGGACTGGAGCAGCTGGAAAGCCTTCCTGGCAACAGCACCAATCCGTTGACCTACTCCTTCCCAGTTCTTTTTAAGAGAGTAAAGGGAGCAAACTACCAGTCGGTCCTGGTTTCCCCCGATACGGCTCTCATCGGTCCCATGGTGGAAGCTGCAGAAACCATGATAGAGCAAGGAGTGAAATCAATTATTACAAGTTGCGGATTTAACGCAATTTTTCAGCAAGAACTGGCTGCTGTTCTCAAAGTTCCTGTCTTCACTTCAGCCCTGATGCAGATACCGTTTATCCGCATTTCGCTCGGCGGAAGAAAAATACTGGTTATCACCGCCTCAAAGAAGGACCTAAAACAGGAACATTTCCAGGCAATCGGAGTCGCAGATATGCGTGGAATTGAAATCTATGGTATGGACGAGATGCCGGAATGGAGCAAGATCAGTCGTTCTCCTGACCAGCCTCTTTCAATAGAAAAAGTGGAAAAGGAAATCGTTTCACTTGCTGTTACTGCAAAAGAGGACCATCCGGACGCGGGAGCAATCTTATTGGAATGTACGGATCTCCCACCTTTTGCGAATGCAGTTCGAAAAGCTGTCGGTCTGCAGGTGTATGACCTATCGACGATGGTTTCATTGATTCATGATTCATTTTCCACTTAA
- a CDS encoding saccharopine dehydrogenase family protein: MERKIVLLGYGMQGKACVYDLIKYGDFNELSVVDCYEGFLDDLSAIDDSRVRGYQIDGKDLGKIRELLSPASLVIEFFPPHLTLPMVELAIECGCHAITSSYINNPAYANQPGFAERLDSLDQKARQEGLIILEEFGMDPGVDLAMGQMIVNSFDEVHALHSYGAGFPELQSANNPLRYKFTWSVIGVIRSHLRPARYLDNNQICEIEADAMFSPKNTHNLDLPGLGDTLECFYNGNSTQYVDHFGIGKTVKSMGRYICRWPGHGAFWERMARCGFLSSESIQVGDQQVKPDEFCAALLGNQQQFYYQNDESDVALLRVDGRGLIDGSPKQVLMQSIVLHDHESGFSAMQQTVGFPMAIGSMMILDGKLEKSGRTMPMEVPLDHYFSELDKRGIKFTKTVNDWDGQLNP, translated from the coding sequence ATGGAACGAAAAATTGTTCTTCTAGGCTATGGAATGCAGGGAAAAGCCTGCGTATATGATCTTATCAAATACGGTGATTTCAACGAACTGAGTGTTGTCGACTGTTACGAGGGATTTCTTGATGATCTCAGCGCAATTGATGACAGCAGGGTTCGAGGGTACCAGATCGACGGTAAAGATCTGGGAAAAATCCGTGAACTCCTCTCCCCCGCCTCACTGGTTATAGAATTTTTCCCTCCCCACTTGACACTTCCGATGGTTGAGCTTGCCATTGAATGCGGTTGTCATGCCATAACTTCAAGCTATATCAATAATCCGGCTTACGCAAATCAGCCAGGATTTGCAGAACGACTGGACAGTCTTGACCAAAAAGCCCGGCAAGAAGGCCTTATAATCCTGGAAGAATTCGGTATGGACCCTGGAGTAGACCTTGCTATGGGCCAAATGATAGTAAACTCGTTCGATGAAGTTCATGCCCTCCATTCCTACGGGGCAGGCTTTCCGGAATTGCAATCGGCAAACAACCCGTTACGGTACAAATTTACCTGGTCTGTTATTGGAGTGATTCGTTCCCACCTTCGTCCTGCACGGTACCTCGATAACAATCAAATTTGCGAAATTGAAGCCGATGCCATGTTCTCGCCAAAGAATACCCACAACCTTGATCTCCCGGGTTTAGGCGACACACTTGAGTGTTTCTATAACGGCAACTCCACACAGTACGTAGACCATTTTGGGATAGGAAAAACTGTTAAGAGTATGGGGCGCTACATTTGCCGCTGGCCTGGGCACGGTGCATTCTGGGAAAGAATGGCTCGTTGCGGCTTTCTGAGCAGCGAATCAATCCAGGTTGGCGACCAGCAAGTTAAGCCAGACGAATTTTGCGCCGCTCTCTTAGGTAACCAACAACAGTTTTACTATCAAAATGATGAAAGCGATGTTGCTCTCCTGCGTGTCGACGGCAGAGGGTTGATTGATGGCTCCCCTAAACAGGTTCTGATGCAATCCATCGTTTTACATGATCATGAATCCGGATTCTCCGCAATGCAACAAACCGTCGGGTTCCCAATGGCCATCGGTTCCATGATGATTCTGGATGGAAAATTAGAGAAGTCTGGAAGAACGATGCCGATGGAGGTTCCCCTCGACCACTACTTTAGCGAGTTGGACAAACGGGGAATTAAATTTACAAAAACTGTGAACGATTGGGACGGACAACTCAACCCCTGA
- a CDS encoding GntR family transcriptional regulator, which translates to MVSTNSKTSSEDLAYAEILRLIYERKFVPGDFLQEEYLSRTLGMSRTPINRALSRMNVEGILERKKKKGCYIPVVPLNEGRKLFSLRAMIEGQVAWEAAHVCPAENLEKLYAINQKDRQALDEKDDATYYLANRDFHFLLAESANNRYLERVCKQLFHQASIYIFFYDSFYTSPKESIFHTPEQHEAILCCIRERDAEGAKVAMQEHIIHTMKMFDIQNSR; encoded by the coding sequence ATGGTTAGCACGAACAGCAAGACAAGCAGTGAGGATCTGGCGTATGCTGAAATCCTCAGACTCATCTATGAACGCAAGTTTGTTCCAGGAGATTTTCTCCAGGAAGAATATCTCTCCCGTACCCTTGGCATGAGCAGGACTCCAATCAATCGGGCCCTGTCACGAATGAATGTTGAGGGAATCCTTGAACGGAAAAAGAAGAAAGGCTGTTATATCCCGGTGGTTCCCTTAAATGAGGGACGGAAGCTGTTTAGTCTCAGGGCGATGATCGAGGGGCAGGTGGCCTGGGAGGCTGCTCATGTCTGTCCTGCGGAGAATCTGGAAAAATTGTATGCAATTAACCAGAAAGACAGACAGGCACTGGATGAGAAAGATGATGCCACATACTACTTGGCAAATCGTGATTTCCATTTCTTGCTTGCAGAGTCTGCTAATAACCGATATCTGGAGCGTGTCTGCAAGCAGCTGTTTCATCAGGCTTCAATATACATTTTTTTCTATGACTCGTTTTATACATCTCCAAAGGAGAGTATTTTCCACACGCCGGAACAACATGAAGCCATTCTTTGTTGTATTAGAGAGAGGGATGCTGAAGGGGCTAAGGTTGCAATGCAAGAGCATATCATCCACACGATGAAAATGTTTGATATTCAAAACAGCCGCTAG
- a CDS encoding tyrosine-type recombinase/integrase yields the protein MARGGMRVGEVLNLTPADIQERNLTIQNPKSGRVGETVYVPRKILVRLTAYANAMDIESNDRIFPISYVTAWSMVKKAGKMVNIELRPHDLRRHAATYASRSGTPIEIVSKVILRHTDLSTTQRYLGKVNDTEAIRWIETLYG from the coding sequence ATGGCCAGGGGTGGGATGAGAGTAGGCGAGGTTTTGAATCTCACACCAGCGGACATCCAAGAGAGAAATCTGACTATCCAAAATCCCAAAAGTGGTCGAGTTGGCGAGACGGTTTATGTTCCACGGAAAATCTTGGTAAGGTTAACAGCTTATGCAAATGCCATGGATATAGAGAGCAATGACCGTATATTTCCCATTTCCTATGTCACCGCCTGGTCGATGGTTAAAAAGGCTGGCAAGATGGTCAACATAGAACTGCGACCACATGATCTTCGACGCCATGCAGCAACGTATGCCTCAAGATCGGGAACTCCTATAGAAATTGTCAGCAAGGTAATCCTGCGGCATACTGATCTTTCAACTACTCAGCGGTATCTCGGGAAGGTGAATGACACGGAAGCGATCAGGTGGATCGAAACACTTTATGGATAG